One stretch of Terriglobales bacterium DNA includes these proteins:
- a CDS encoding 2OG-Fe(II) oxygenase, producing the protein MRLSEWPFTRGEFWSEPLNAIARNGYCCGWDRGTLSYTPLMAATRSGSISQSTGISERAEAPSIQARLAQLDWDRILQDLWNDGCALTPAVLTPKECGELTGLYGDDSQFRSHIVMKRYRFGSGDYKYFAYPLPPIIQQLRESAYPPLAPIANAWHEALGIATRFPAALPEFLEVCAEHAQTRPTPLLLHYQAGDYNCLHQDVYGEIAFPLQLTCFLSRKDVDYTGGEFVLVEQQPRAQSRPEVIVPQQGQILIFTTRYRPAKGSRGFYRLNLRHGVSRVRSGTRFTLGLIFHDAA; encoded by the coding sequence ATGCGATTGTCGGAATGGCCATTTACACGGGGCGAATTCTGGTCTGAGCCGCTGAATGCCATCGCAAGAAATGGATATTGCTGCGGTTGGGATCGCGGTACGCTGTCTTATACACCACTTATGGCTGCAACGCGATCAGGAAGCATTTCTCAAAGCACAGGTATTTCAGAAAGAGCCGAGGCCCCTTCGATCCAGGCACGTCTGGCGCAGCTCGATTGGGATCGCATCCTTCAAGATCTGTGGAATGACGGCTGCGCCCTCACTCCGGCAGTCCTCACGCCAAAAGAATGCGGCGAACTCACAGGTCTTTATGGCGACGACTCGCAATTCCGCAGTCACATCGTCATGAAGCGTTATCGCTTCGGCTCGGGCGACTATAAGTACTTCGCTTACCCGCTTCCGCCCATCATTCAACAGCTTCGCGAGTCCGCCTATCCACCGCTGGCCCCGATCGCCAATGCCTGGCATGAAGCGCTCGGAATCGCAACCCGCTTTCCTGCTGCTCTGCCGGAGTTTCTCGAGGTGTGCGCGGAACATGCACAGACACGGCCCACGCCTCTCCTCCTCCACTACCAAGCCGGCGACTACAACTGCCTGCATCAGGACGTCTACGGCGAGATTGCATTTCCTCTGCAGCTGACTTGCTTTCTCAGTCGCAAAGACGTGGATTACACCGGCGGCGAGTTCGTCTTGGTCGAACAGCAGCCACGAGCGCAATCGCGTCCCGAAGTCATTGTGCCCCAGCAGGGACAAATTCTGATCTTTACCACGCGTTACCGCCCTGCCAAAGGAAGCCGCGGTTTTTATCGCCTCAATCTGCGTCACGGTGTCAGCCGCGTGCGTTCCGGAACCCGCTTCACTCTGGGCCTGATCTTCCACGATGCGGCGTAG
- a CDS encoding HisA/HisF-related TIM barrel protein codes for MLIPSIDLMGGKIVQLVQGDKKALAFDDFEYWIERFARYPLVQLIDLDAAIGTGNNADLIARFLSRLPCQVGGGLRSLEGARRAIDLGARRVIIGSALFRDGAIQHQFAAELATALGLDKLTFGVDSKQSRVAIHGWRTLTDFSPAIAMRALNDYCGAFLYTHVDTEGLMQGFPLEVIPELAAAAKRRLMVAGGISTQAEIEQLHQQGIDAIVGMAIYTGRILV; via the coding sequence ATGCTGATTCCTTCAATCGATTTGATGGGCGGCAAGATCGTCCAGCTGGTGCAAGGCGATAAGAAGGCGCTCGCCTTCGATGACTTTGAATACTGGATCGAGCGATTCGCGCGTTATCCACTGGTGCAGCTCATCGATCTCGATGCTGCCATCGGCACAGGAAATAACGCGGACCTGATCGCCCGCTTTTTGTCGCGCCTCCCCTGCCAGGTTGGGGGCGGGCTCCGCTCTCTTGAGGGTGCGCGGAGGGCGATTGATTTGGGTGCTCGCCGGGTCATTATCGGCTCGGCGCTGTTCCGCGATGGCGCCATTCAACATCAATTTGCCGCCGAACTCGCCACCGCCCTCGGTCTCGACAAGCTTACCTTTGGAGTGGATAGCAAGCAGAGCCGCGTCGCCATCCATGGCTGGCGCACGCTCACCGATTTTTCTCCCGCGATTGCCATGCGCGCCCTGAACGATTACTGTGGCGCCTTCCTCTATACCCACGTGGACACCGAAGGACTGATGCAGGGCTTTCCCCTGGAGGTGATTCCCGAGTTGGCCGCGGCTGCCAAACGAAGACTCATGGTGGCTGGCGGCATCAGCACTCAGGCGGAAATCGAGCAACTGCATCAGCAGGGAATTGATGCGATTGTCGGAATGGCCATTTACACGGGGCGAATTCTGGTCTGA
- the hisF gene encoding imidazole glycerol phosphate synthase subunit HisF, whose protein sequence is MLTKRIIACLDCSRGRVVKGVQFMNLRDAGDPAELAAAHAEAGADEIVLLDISATHEGRGTLVSTVRHTARVLFVPFTVGGGIRTLRDAAAIFDAGADKITINSGAVADPSLITQIAERFGSQAVVVAIDAKRLATDVNRPPTRQGSSETHQGHDADLASSHNLLGDAEVYVSGGRKPTGRLLFPWAKEAESRGAGEILFTSMDRDGTREGFDCELTAAVERVVSIPVIASGGAGSIEHFIEVFRDGHADAALAASIFHFGIHSIGDLKREIQAAGIAMRWPV, encoded by the coding sequence GTGTTGACCAAACGCATCATCGCTTGCCTCGACTGCTCGCGCGGACGTGTGGTCAAAGGTGTTCAGTTCATGAATCTCCGTGACGCTGGAGATCCGGCGGAACTGGCTGCTGCACACGCGGAAGCCGGCGCCGATGAAATCGTGCTGCTCGATATCAGCGCCACCCACGAAGGACGTGGAACCCTGGTGAGCACCGTTCGCCACACCGCGCGCGTGCTCTTTGTGCCTTTTACCGTAGGCGGAGGCATTCGCACCCTGAGAGACGCGGCCGCGATCTTCGACGCGGGAGCAGACAAGATCACCATCAACTCTGGAGCCGTTGCCGACCCGTCTTTGATTACCCAGATCGCCGAACGCTTCGGCTCGCAGGCGGTAGTGGTCGCTATCGATGCCAAGCGTTTGGCCACTGACGTCAACCGTCCGCCCACCCGGCAAGGCTCTTCTGAAACCCATCAGGGACACGATGCCGACCTCGCTTCGAGCCACAATTTGTTGGGCGATGCCGAAGTCTATGTGTCCGGAGGCCGCAAGCCGACAGGCCGGCTTCTTTTCCCTTGGGCCAAAGAAGCCGAAAGCCGCGGTGCGGGGGAAATTCTCTTTACCTCCATGGATCGCGATGGCACGCGTGAGGGCTTCGACTGCGAGCTGACGGCCGCGGTGGAACGCGTGGTCTCAATTCCGGTAATTGCCTCCGGTGGCGCTGGTTCGATCGAGCACTTCATCGAGGTCTTCCGAGATGGCCATGCCGACGCCGCATTAGCGGCCTCGATTTTTCATTTCGGCATTCATTCCATCGGCGACCTCAAGCGCGAAATCCAGGCTGCTGGCATTGCCATGCGCTGGCCGGTCTAG
- the hisH gene encoding imidazole glycerol phosphate synthase subunit HisH, translated as MTKLAIVDYHAGNLASVRKAFEHLGHETVITEDPGLVRRTRRLVVPGVGHFTATQRLTEVGLREAIREALAQGASFLGICVGMQWMFESSTEAPGVPGLGLFRGEVEKFSSRVKSPHVGWNQIEMLAPSRLLAGVPSGAFVYYTHSYRVPVMEATVAKTDYGTPFTGVVERANLFGVQFHPEKSGQAGLRILDNFAMLEDAA; from the coding sequence GTGACCAAGCTTGCCATTGTCGACTACCATGCCGGGAATCTCGCCTCGGTGCGCAAGGCATTCGAGCATCTCGGCCACGAAACTGTAATTACCGAGGATCCCGGGCTGGTGCGCAGAACTCGCCGTCTGGTGGTTCCCGGTGTCGGCCACTTCACTGCCACACAGCGGCTCACTGAGGTCGGATTACGCGAGGCCATCCGGGAGGCGCTCGCACAAGGCGCCTCTTTCCTCGGCATCTGCGTGGGCATGCAGTGGATGTTCGAATCCAGTACGGAGGCGCCGGGAGTGCCCGGGCTGGGCCTGTTTCGCGGCGAGGTGGAAAAGTTTTCCAGCCGCGTGAAGTCGCCTCACGTGGGCTGGAACCAGATTGAAATGCTTGCCCCATCGCGGCTGCTCGCAGGCGTACCTTCCGGCGCCTTTGTTTATTACACGCATTCCTACCGCGTACCGGTGATGGAAGCAACCGTTGCCAAGACCGACTATGGGACGCCGTTCACCGGTGTGGTGGAGAGAGCAAATCTGTTTGGTGTGCAGTTTCATCCTGAAAAATCTGGCCAGGCGGGACTGCGAATCCTGGACAATTTCGCCATGCTCGAGGATGCCGCCTGA
- the hisB gene encoding imidazoleglycerol-phosphate dehydratase HisB, producing MRKAKLHRQTTETDIRLALVIEGSGKYSVSTGIRFLDHMLELFTRHGGFDLKLTCRGDLDVDQHHTVEDVGIALGEAFDSSLGSKKGINRAGYFLMPMDETLGLAAVDLSGRTAVVVESKVRTRLVGDLQSELVHDFFDGFARGARANIHLKVLYGRSNHHKVEALFKAFARALRVACARDKQLAKALPSTKGLL from the coding sequence ATGAGGAAGGCGAAACTGCACCGGCAAACCACGGAAACCGATATCCGTCTCGCACTGGTCATCGAGGGCTCAGGAAAATATTCCGTGTCCACCGGGATCCGTTTTCTCGATCACATGCTCGAGCTGTTCACTCGTCACGGCGGCTTCGATCTCAAGCTGACCTGCCGCGGTGATCTGGATGTAGACCAGCATCACACCGTGGAAGACGTCGGCATTGCATTGGGCGAAGCGTTTGATAGTTCTCTGGGCAGCAAGAAGGGCATTAACCGCGCCGGATACTTCCTCATGCCGATGGATGAAACTCTGGGCTTGGCCGCGGTTGATCTGAGCGGCCGTACCGCAGTGGTCGTCGAGAGCAAGGTTCGTACACGTCTGGTGGGGGACTTGCAGTCGGAGCTGGTGCACGATTTTTTTGACGGCTTTGCCCGCGGCGCGCGCGCCAACATCCACCTTAAAGTGCTCTATGGCCGTTCCAATCATCATAAGGTGGAAGCGCTGTTCAAAGCGTTTGCCCGCGCACTACGCGTGGCCTGCGCGCGCGACAAGCAACTGGCTAAAGCTCTGCCCAGTACGAAGGGGTTGCTGTGA
- the hisC gene encoding histidinol-phosphate transaminase: MLKPRESIRCLSAYHAPAAGRSGLNLDLNENTGGCSPRVLQRLKSLTTLDIARYPEREQGERLVADFLGLSPEQVLLTNGVDEALHLLAETYLGEGDEAILIAPTFTMYPIYIQATGARIVEIPCAEDFAYPTDRVLQAINSRTRLIAIANPNNPTGTTVPRTDLLRVLQAAPDAAVIVDEAYFEFFGQTLLDQLPDFDHLFITRTLSKAYGLAGLRLGALLGAATQVDLIRRFVPPFNVNGVALACLGEALADQEFVHSYVEQVREGRARLQQLCDDLGLHYWPSQANFVLVRVGPRSQQLSAALERRGILVRDRSSEPGCTGCVRITIGLRQHTEQLLAAMRLALADIGVTNRVSA, translated from the coding sequence GTGCTTAAACCCCGCGAGTCAATTCGCTGCCTGAGCGCATATCACGCCCCGGCTGCGGGCCGCTCGGGCCTGAATCTGGACCTGAACGAAAATACTGGCGGCTGCTCGCCCCGCGTCCTTCAACGCCTGAAGTCGCTTACTACCCTGGACATCGCCCGATATCCTGAGCGCGAGCAGGGAGAGCGCCTGGTTGCAGATTTCCTGGGATTGAGTCCTGAGCAGGTTCTACTGACCAACGGGGTGGACGAAGCTCTGCACCTGCTGGCTGAAACCTACCTCGGAGAAGGCGACGAGGCCATTCTGATCGCTCCCACCTTCACCATGTATCCCATCTACATTCAAGCCACCGGTGCGCGCATTGTTGAGATCCCTTGTGCCGAAGATTTTGCCTATCCGACTGATCGCGTGCTCCAGGCCATCAACTCGCGCACCCGCCTGATCGCCATCGCCAATCCCAATAACCCCACTGGAACCACAGTGCCGCGCACCGACCTGCTTCGAGTCTTGCAGGCAGCTCCCGATGCCGCAGTGATCGTGGACGAGGCCTATTTTGAGTTTTTCGGGCAAACCCTTCTCGACCAGCTTCCAGATTTCGACCATCTCTTCATCACCCGTACCTTGTCCAAGGCCTATGGGCTGGCGGGCCTTCGTTTGGGCGCTCTCCTCGGGGCTGCAACGCAGGTTGATCTGATTCGTCGGTTTGTCCCGCCCTTCAATGTGAATGGGGTGGCGCTCGCCTGTCTTGGGGAAGCGCTGGCGGATCAGGAGTTCGTGCACTCTTACGTCGAACAGGTCAGAGAGGGCCGAGCCCGCCTGCAACAGCTCTGCGACGATCTCGGATTGCATTACTGGCCAAGTCAGGCGAATTTCGTTCTGGTGCGTGTGGGCCCACGCAGCCAGCAATTAAGCGCAGCGCTTGAGCGCCGTGGCATTTTGGTGCGCGACCGCAGCTCGGAGCCGGGTTGCACCGGCTGCGTGCGCATCACCATCGGACTCCGCCAGCATACCGAGCAATTGCTCGCTGCTATGCGTCTGGCCCTGGCGGATATCGGGGTCACCAACCGGGTGAGCGCATGA
- the hisD gene encoding histidinol dehydrogenase → MRIIKGRAIAAQLKNLESRRLLFAAQTERVVARIVRDVRSQGDVALRRYAERLDGLSRQQPFRVTQTELQRALTSVNPEFRRALESASRNIRQFADWQKPQEFLREVQPGISVGQVIRPLESVGCYVPGGRYPLPSSLLMTVIPAQVAGVGRIAVASPRPALETLAAAALLGVNEFYAIGGAQAIAALAYGTRSIPAVRKIVGPGNRFVTTAKKLVAFDCAIDFLAGPTETVLVSDTGTPAFIAADMLAQSEHDPDARAVFITSRPDLAKALAVELKKGAQTNSAAAQSLARNGLIFLTGSPAASMEVANAIASEHLTVAEAQLGDVRNAGSIFIGDYTAQALGDYASGPNHVLPTAGAARFRGGLSVLDFLKIVTVQQATSDGIRSLAPVVETLARAEGLQAHADSVRVRCSRA, encoded by the coding sequence ATGCGCATAATCAAAGGACGGGCGATTGCCGCACAACTAAAGAATCTGGAATCTCGCCGTCTGCTGTTCGCCGCGCAAACCGAGCGCGTGGTGGCGCGAATTGTCCGCGATGTCAGAAGCCAGGGTGACGTCGCGCTTCGCCGCTATGCCGAACGGCTCGACGGCCTCTCGCGGCAGCAGCCGTTTCGGGTTACGCAGACAGAACTGCAGCGCGCGCTGACTTCGGTGAACCCCGAATTCCGCCGGGCTCTCGAAAGCGCCTCTCGCAATATCCGCCAATTCGCGGACTGGCAGAAGCCGCAGGAATTCCTGCGCGAGGTTCAGCCTGGCATCTCAGTAGGACAGGTCATTCGGCCACTGGAATCGGTAGGATGTTACGTCCCCGGTGGCCGTTATCCCTTGCCCTCGTCGCTGTTGATGACAGTCATCCCAGCCCAAGTGGCCGGTGTCGGGCGGATCGCGGTGGCATCTCCGCGACCTGCGCTCGAGACGCTCGCTGCGGCAGCCCTGCTCGGAGTGAACGAGTTCTATGCGATTGGCGGCGCTCAGGCCATTGCGGCTCTGGCCTATGGAACCCGGAGCATTCCTGCCGTGCGGAAGATCGTAGGTCCAGGAAATCGCTTCGTGACCACCGCCAAGAAACTCGTCGCATTCGATTGCGCCATCGATTTTCTCGCCGGACCTACGGAGACTGTCCTGGTAAGCGACACCGGAACCCCCGCATTTATTGCCGCTGATATGCTGGCGCAGTCGGAGCATGACCCCGATGCCCGCGCTGTCTTCATCACATCTCGGCCTGATCTCGCGAAAGCCCTGGCCGTCGAACTGAAGAAGGGAGCGCAGACCAATTCCGCGGCTGCGCAATCGCTCGCCAGGAACGGACTGATTTTTCTGACCGGGTCGCCGGCAGCATCGATGGAAGTTGCCAATGCGATCGCCTCCGAGCACCTCACCGTGGCCGAGGCGCAACTCGGAGATGTTCGCAATGCGGGATCGATATTTATCGGTGACTACACTGCGCAGGCCTTGGGCGACTACGCATCCGGCCCCAATCATGTTCTGCCCACCGCCGGGGCGGCGCGCTTTCGTGGCGGTCTGAGCGTGTTGGATTTTCTGAAGATCGTCACCGTGCAGCAGGCGACGAGCGATGGCATTCGCAGTCTCGCGCCTGTGGTCGAAACCCTGGCGCGGGCGGAGGGCCTGCAAGCGCACGCTGATTCCGTCCGTGTGAGGTGCAGCCGTGCTTAA
- the hisG gene encoding ATP phosphoribosyltransferase codes for MSRKLTLGIPKGSLQDATVQLFERAGWKIYVSGRSYFPVADDPEIDCMLIRAQEMARYVEQGVIDVGLTGKDWLIESGLEVEAVADLIYAKQSRGKVRWVLAVPEDSRFHRAEDLDGCVVATELVNVTKKYFAGKLINVRVDFSWGATEVKPPTLADAIVEVTETGSSLRANRLRIIDTIMESYTQVIANRKSFADPWKQEKIQNLALMLTGAIAAQGRVGLMLNVRKDDLAGVLAVLPALKRPTISELAADDGEQWVAVNTIIEETTARDIIPRLKAAKAQGIVEYPLNKVVM; via the coding sequence ATGAGCCGAAAACTCACTCTCGGCATTCCCAAAGGCTCGCTGCAGGACGCCACCGTGCAACTGTTCGAACGCGCGGGTTGGAAAATCTATGTCAGCGGTCGATCGTATTTTCCTGTCGCCGATGATCCCGAGATCGACTGCATGCTGATTCGTGCGCAGGAAATGGCGCGCTACGTCGAACAGGGAGTAATTGACGTCGGTCTCACCGGAAAAGACTGGCTGATCGAAAGCGGCCTGGAAGTCGAGGCGGTCGCTGATCTGATTTATGCCAAGCAGAGCCGCGGCAAGGTTCGCTGGGTGCTTGCAGTTCCCGAGGACTCGCGCTTCCACCGCGCCGAGGACCTGGATGGGTGCGTGGTCGCCACCGAACTGGTGAATGTCACTAAGAAATATTTCGCCGGCAAGCTCATTAATGTCAGAGTCGATTTTTCCTGGGGCGCGACCGAAGTCAAGCCGCCGACGCTGGCGGACGCGATTGTGGAAGTCACCGAAACAGGCTCTTCGCTGCGCGCCAACCGCTTACGGATCATCGACACCATCATGGAGTCCTATACCCAGGTGATCGCCAACAGGAAGTCTTTCGCCGATCCCTGGAAACAGGAGAAGATCCAGAACCTGGCGCTGATGCTGACCGGAGCGATCGCCGCTCAGGGTCGGGTCGGGCTGATGCTCAATGTGCGCAAGGATGACCTGGCAGGGGTTCTCGCAGTGCTTCCCGCTCTGAAGCGACCCACCATTTCTGAACTCGCCGCCGATGACGGCGAACAATGGGTAGCGGTGAACACCATCATCGAAGAAACCACCGCGCGCGACATCATCCCGAGATTGAAGGCAGCGAAAGCGCAGGGGATCGTGGAGTACCCTCTAAATAAGGTTGTGATGTGA
- the hisI gene encoding phosphoribosyl-AMP cyclohydrolase, which yields MNTVTIDFDKMQGLAPAVVQDASDGEVLMVGFQNRDAFELTMRTGYVTFFSRTRNQLWTKGETSGNRLRVLSASTDCDYDTVLYRVTVEGDGLVCHEGTRSCFTRDLTLPPGETKR from the coding sequence ATGAACACCGTGACCATCGACTTTGACAAAATGCAGGGCCTGGCCCCGGCCGTGGTACAGGACGCCTCCGATGGCGAAGTGCTTATGGTGGGTTTTCAGAACCGTGACGCTTTTGAACTGACCATGCGCACAGGTTACGTGACCTTCTTCAGCCGCACCCGTAATCAGCTCTGGACCAAAGGCGAGACCTCGGGCAATCGCCTGCGGGTTCTCTCCGCCAGCACCGACTGCGATTACGACACAGTGCTCTACCGCGTGACCGTAGAAGGCGACGGACTCGTATGCCACGAGGGGACTCGCTCATGCTTTACGCGCGACCTGACCCTCCCCCCTGGGGAGACGAAGCGATGA